From a region of the Helianthus annuus cultivar XRQ/B chromosome 5, HanXRQr2.0-SUNRISE, whole genome shotgun sequence genome:
- the LOC110944199 gene encoding U-box domain-containing protein 9: MSSFHALFGESLDSIPQLLTRLCQTKSQTKIHPDLQEDLITTLLNLSINDSNKKLVAETPMVIPLLLDALRFGTIETRTNAVATLFTLSALDSNKSVIGKSGGLKPLIDLLEEGHPLAMIDVVSAIFNLCIQHENKARAVRDGAVRVLLNKIKNRVHVSELLPILAMLSSNQKAVEEMGDLGAVSCLLTLIKETNCARNKKTGLKKRMEKNIVVVEVVAGCEGGGGDAVRVGVEEDEIKKSHKSLGFKSLTSSNSHHVSISVARNLVVDVVIVFTGCIVTRVRVLYKVGLNLADFDDVDDEEIDISDYLSSLLLSKLRGVLAAERVLNGGNFVGLEQVKGSMVNYMPKVLMVLKVLKEQGLILAALFGLSAFYFYD; the protein is encoded by the exons ATGTCGTCTTTTCATGCCCTATTTGGTGAATCCCTTGATTCTATACCTCAATTGCTGACCCGATTGTGTCAAACCAAGTCCCAAACGAAAATCCACCCTGATCTTCAAGAAGATCTAATCACAACCCTTTTGAACTTGTCGATTAATGATAGTAATAAAAAGCTTGTTGCAGAGACGCCAATGGTTATCCCTTTGTTACTAGATGCATTAAGATTTGGGACAATTGAAACTAGAACAAATGCCGTTGCAACCCTTTTCACTTTATCAGCTCTTGATTCTAATAAATCCGTAATTGGGAAATCCGGTGGTTTGAAACCGTTGATTGATCTTTTGGAAGAGGGACATCCACTGGCAATGATAGATGTTGTTTCCGCTATCTTTAACCTGTGCATTCAACACGAAAATAAAGCTAGAGCTGTGAGGGATGGTGCTGTAAGAGTGCTTTTGAATAAAATTAAGAATAGAGTTCATGTCAGCGAGTTACTGCCGATTCTTGCCATGCTTTCCAGCAACCAGAAAGCTGTTGAGGAAATGGGAGATCTTGGGGCTGTTTCTTGTTTGCTGACtttaataaaagaaacaaattgTGCCCGAAATAAGAAGACTGGACTGAAAAAGAGGATGGAGAAGAATATCGTGGTGGTGGAGGTAGTTGCAGGTTGTGAAGGTGGAGGAGGTGATGCTGTTAGAGTTGGGGTTGAAGAAGATGA GATCAAGAAGTCTCACAAGTCGCTCGGTTTCAAGTCCCTAACAAGTAGCAACTCACATCACGTTTCTATCTCG GTTGCTAGAAATCTTGTTGTTGATGTTGTGATCGTTTTTACGGGTTGCATAGTTACTAGGGTTCGAGTCTTGTATAAGGTTGGGTTGAATCTTGCTGATTTTGATGATGTAGATGAT GAAGAGATTGACATTTCTGATTACCTTTCAAGCTTATTGctgagcaaactaag AGGGGTTTTGGCTGCGGAAAGGGTTTTAAATGGTGGGAATTTTGTGGGTTTGGAGCAGGTTAAAGGGTCTATGGTCAATTATATGCCAAAAGTTTTGATGGTTCTTAAGGTTTTGAAGGAACAGGGGTTGATTTTGGCTGCACTTTTTGGTTTGTCTGCTTTTTATTTCTATGACTGA
- the LOC110942362 gene encoding uncharacterized protein LOC110942362 translates to MPIFCCFTPLAGKSKKVKEEKDDNILQVGLQHFEKPPDKVDPKSKSKSTFNVNVKVVSHVSPVKPQVEENEDTAYEAEDEHERDNRSKSKLQFSIDKMPILEQEEDKHTNLIDHHNYCSDAEMCNDGHLSDPGASKKAFLSSPKLKRSCSNLETKRVVLKDKFAPNESFEDLQKLAVDGFMSPVSVTSNCSADRVILRKHSSSQILPSKSRKLWWKLFLWSHRNVHEPIKQVQNKLLVINQQGGYCSDTLEPNRRLEESKSKSKAEKVNKGDRRWDSFRQESDFWPQNQWMAFPAGSPLTRVDEWVQDIPTEPVLTSGHVKDCEITFPPSPENSKPPAGNTNDLPEEIAYANMVIQSLNSSSTVAYISGIGLKVIPVISGFLSLRSVNLSGNSIANITPGSLPKGLHVLNLSRNKISVIEGLRELTRIRILDLSYNRISRIGQGLSNCTLIKELYLAGNKISNVEGLHRLLKLIILDLSFNKITTTKALGQLVANYNSLQALNLLGNPIQSNINDDQIRKTLCGLLPKLAYLNKQPVNPQKAREVVKEAVTKAAHGNGNLSTRRRSVKRVGNGGSSSYSRHQGGQKGSGRHVIKPRNHHRSTKGL, encoded by the exons ATGCCGATTTTTTGTTGTTTTACTCCATTGGCAGGAAAGAGCAAGAAAGTTAAG GAAGAAAAGGATGATAACATTTTGCAAGTGGGATTACAACACTTTGAAAAACCTCCAGATAAAGTTGacccaaagtcaaagtcaaagtcaacattcAATGTAAATGTCAAGGTGGTCAGCCATGTAAGTCCTGTAAAACCTCAAGTCGAAGAAAACGAAGATACAGCATACGAAGCAGAAGACGAACACGAAAGAGATAACCGTTCCAAATCTAAACTCCAATTTTCTATCGATAAAATGCCGATTCTAGAACAAGAAGAAGACAAACACACAAATCTCATCGATCATCATAACTATTGTTCGGATGCAGAAATGTGCAACGATGGCCATTTAAGTGACCCCGGTGCTTCAAAGAAGGCCTTTTTATCTTCCCCGAAGCTAAAACGATCTTGTTCTAATCTTGAAACGAAACGGGTCGTGCTAAAAGACAAATTTGCCCCTAATGAATCGTTCGAAGATTTGCAGAAATTAGCGGTAGATGGTTTTATGAGTCCTGTATCTGTAACAAGTAATTGTAGTGCGGATAGAGTGATTCTACGAAAGCATTCTTCAAGTCAAATCTTGCCGTCAAAAAGCCGAAAACTTTGGTGGAAGTTATTCTTGTGGAGTCATAGAAACGTACACGAACCTATTAAACAGGTTCAAAATAAGCTTCTTGTAATCAATCAACAAGGTGGGTACTGTTCAGATACTCTAGAACCAAACAGACGACTCGaggagtcaaagtcaaagtcaaaagcAGAAAAAGTCAACAAAGGAGATCGAAGATGGGATTCGTTTCGTCAAGAATCGGATTTCTGGCCGCAGAATCAATGGATGGCTTTTCCAGCTGGATCACCGTTGACAAGAGTAGATGAATGGGTTCAAGATATTCCAACCGAGCCTGTTTTAACAAGCGGTCATGTAAAGGACTGTGAAATTACGTTTCCGCCCTCGCCAGAAAACAGTAAACCGCCAGCCGGAAACACCAACGATCTACCTGAAGAGATTGCGTACGCAAACATGGTGATACAGtctttaaattcttcttcaacgGTTGCTTACATTTCTGGTATCGGACTAAAGGTTATTCCTGTAATTTCGGGCTTTTTAAGTCTTCGATCAGTCAACTTATCTGGAAATTCAATAG CGAATATAACGCCAGGATCATTGCCAAAGGGTCTTCATGTTCTTAATTTATCAAGAAACAAGATTAGTGTTATTGAAGGCCTTAGGGAACTCACACGGATACGGATTCTTGACCTAAGTTACAACCGGATATCGAGAATCGGGCAGG GGTTATCCAATTGTACCCTGATTAAGGAGTTATACTTAGCCGGAAACAAAATTAGCAATGTTGAGGGACTACACAGGCTGCTAAAGCTAATAATCTTGGACCTAAGTTTCAACAAAATTACGACAACAAAAGCGCTCGGACAATTAGTCGCTAATTACAACTCGTTACAAGCTTTAAACTTGCTAGGCAACCCAATTCAAAGCAACATCAACGATGATCAAATCCGAAAAACACTTTGCGGCCTTCTTCCAAAACTAGCGTACTTGAACAAACAACCCGTGAACCCACAAAAGGCTCGGGAAGTTGTTAAAGAAGCCGTTACAAAAGCCGCACACGGGAATGGGAATTTGAGTACTCGGAGAAGGTCGGTTAAGAGGGTCGGGAATGGCGGATCGTCTTCGTATAGTCGGCATCAAGGTGGTCAGAAAGGGAGTGGGAGGCATGTGATTAAACCCAGGAATCACCATAGGTCTACCAAGGGTTTGTAG